A genomic segment from Stegostoma tigrinum isolate sSteTig4 chromosome 1, sSteTig4.hap1, whole genome shotgun sequence encodes:
- the cimip2b gene encoding ciliary microtubule inner protein 2B — MATVYPPKRSPQLMTPDPHYIPGYAGYCPQYKYSVGQCYSKLTSKLLTDPAIAHSRQLLLQPNQNQEINNDVGAEQHQGLPQSHKVIRKVEKLSDLMVPGYTGFVPRKKIYFSKTYRETCADAIADFEREQLKIAAKKQEMELINALQTGTTRAQSEQEKKLLTVNYRTPFKAIATNPFPWKSANSYKALPSPYFMQNKDPNKHFISGYKGHVPRARFLLGTSYPALTNCALIEFDQMLNKTKSASIPSENSVKEDETLPRITHVYPSEMGMMPQYTGHIPGYKYQFGHTFGQLTHNARGMSTIQKQVMD; from the exons ATGGCAACCGTATACCCTCCAAAACGAAGCCCCCAGTTGATGACTCCGGATCCTCACTATATCCCGGG ATATGCTGGTTATTGTCCTCAGTATAAATACAGTGTTGGACAATGCTACAGCAAGCTGACCTCTAAACTGCTCACAGATCCTGCAATAGCACACTCTCGACAATTACTCCTTCAGCCAAATCAGAATCAAGAAATTAACAATGACGTGGGTGCTGAACAACATCAAGGTCTACCTCAGAGTCACAAGGTGATCAGGAAAGTCGAAAAACTGAGTGACTTAATGGTTCCTGGATACACTG GCTTTGttcccagaaaaaaaatctatttttcaaAAACCTACAGAGAAACCTGTGCTGATGCTATTGCAGATTTTGAGAGAGAACAACTTAAGATTGCTGCGAAAAAACAGGAGATGGAATTAATAAACGCATTACAGACTGGGACAACTAGAGCGCAGTCTGAGCAAGAGAAGAAA CTTTTAACAGTCAATTACAGGACACCTTTTAAAGCAATTGCTACCAATCCTTTTCCTTGGAAATCTGCTAATTCTTACAAAGCACTGCCCTCTCCATACTTCATGCAAAATAAAGACCcaaataaacattttatttcag GATACAAAGGGCATGTACCCCGAGCTCGATTTCTGCTTGGAACCAGCTATCCTGCCCTGACTAATTGTGCGTTGATTGAATTTGACCAAATGCTTAATAAGACAAAATCTGCATCAATTCCAAGTGAGAACTCTGTAAAAGAGGATGAAACTCTACCCAGGATTACTCATGTTtatccttcagaaatgggaatgatGCCTCAATATACAGGCCATATACCAG